From Mus musculus strain C57BL/6J chromosome 17, GRCm38.p6 C57BL/6J, the proteins below share one genomic window:
- the Tcp11 gene encoding T-complex protein 11 isoform 3 (isoform 3 is encoded by transcript variant 4) has product MAVASIGMTERVHDASKLDCQLEERSLSSSSLKGKVKDTMPSDFWEHLNEQLSAVPPDFSCALELLKEIKEILLSLLLPRQSRLKNEIEEALDMEFLQQQADRGDLNVSYLSKYILNMMVLLCAPIRDEAVQRLENISDPVRLLRGIFQVLGQMKMDMVNYTIQSLQPQLQEHSVQFERAQFQERLNKEPRLLNHTTKWLTQAATQLIAPSASSSDLQDCSSSAGPSPSDVAVPEPLSPAMVLSQGFLNLLTWDPENEEFPETLVADRPRLQELESQQSQLTILASVLLVASSFSDSGLFSSPQFVDKLKQITKSLVEDFNSRPEEVMQSVSEQVVEEVHQGLESMGLAALSSENTASLVGQLQNIAKKENCVRSVIDQRIHLFLKCCFVLGVQRSLLDLPGGLTLIEAELAELGQKFVSLTHHNQQVFAPYYTEILKTLISPAQTLATKGGSL; this is encoded by the exons ATGGCTGTTGCATCCATAG GTATGACGGAGAGAGTCCATGACGCTTCCAAGCTTGATTGTCAGTTGGAAGAAAGGAGTTTATCTTCAAGCAG CCTGAAAGGcaaggtcaaggacaccatgcCCAGCGACTTCTGGGAGCATCTGAATGAGCAGCTGTCAGCCGTGCCCCCCGACTTCAGCTGTGCTCTTGAGCTTCTGAAGGAGATCAAAGAG ATCCTGTTGTCCCTGCTGCTGCCACGGCAGAGCCGCCTGAAGAATGAGATCGAGGAAGCTCTGGACATGGAGTTCCTCCAGCAGCAAGCCGACCGCGGAGACCTGAATGTCTCCTACCTCTCCAAGTATATCCTCAACATGATGGTCTTGTTGTGTGCGCCAATCCGAGACGAGGCTGTGCAGAGACTTGAGAACATTTCAGATCCGGTCCGGCTGCTGAG GGGGATCTTCCAGGTCTTGGGACAGATGAAAATGGACATGGTGAACTACACCATCCAGAGCCTCCAGCCCCAGCTTCAGGAACACTCCGTCCAGTTTGAGCGGGCTCAGTTCCAGGAGCGCCTCAACAAAGAGCCCA GACTCCTCAACCACACCACGAAGTGGCTCACCCAGGCGGCCACACAGCTCATTGCCCCCTCTGCCAGTTCCTCTGACTTGCAGGACTGCTCCAGCTCGGCCGGCCCATCTCCCAGTGATGTCGCCGTCCCAGAGCCACTCAGCCCCGCGATGGTGCTGTCTCAAGGATTCCTGAACCTTCTCACCTGGGACCCTGAGAATGAAGAGTTTCCTGAA ACCCTAGTGGCAGACAGACCCCGGCTGCAGGAGCTGGAGTCGCAGCAGAGTCAGCTAACCATCCTTGCCTCTGTCTTGCTGGTGGCCAGTAGCTTCTCTGACAGTGGTCTGTTTAGCTCACCCCAGTTTGTAGACAAGCTGAAACAAATCACGAAGTCCCTGGTGGAGGATTTCAACTCCAG GCCCGAGGAAGTGATGCAGTCAGTGAGTGAGCAGGTGGTGGAGGAAGTCCACCAGGGTCTCGAGAGCATGGGGTTGGCCGCTCTGAGCAGCGAGAATACGGCGTCCCTGGTGGGCCAGCTCCAGAACATTGCCAAGAAGGAAAACTGCGTCCGCAGCGTCATTG ACCAGCGTATACACTTGTTCCTCAAGTGCTGCTTTGTCCTGGGTGTGCAGCGATCCCTCTTGGACCTTCCCGGGGGCCTCACTCTGATCGAAGCTGAGCTGGCGGAACTGGGCCAGAAGTTTGTCAGCCTGACCCATCACAACCAGCAGGTGTTTGCCCCGTATTACACCGAGATCTTAAAAAccctcatctccccagcccagaccCTGGCCACCAAAGGTGGGTCTCTCTGA
- the Tcp11 gene encoding T-complex protein 11 isoform 2 (isoform 2 is encoded by transcript variant 3) produces the protein MPDVKERAARKEPGAAESASRESRGGNTRESASSAQGHRSCMTERVHDASKLDCQLEERSLSSSSLKGKVKDTMPSDFWEHLNEQLSAVPPDFSCALELLKEIKEILLSLLLPRQSRLKNEIEEALDMEFLQQQADRGDLNVSYLSKYILNMMVLLCAPIRDEAVQRLENISDPVRLLRGIFQVLGQMKMDMVNYTIQSLQPQLQEHSVQFERAQFQERLNKEPRLLNHTTKWLTQAATQLIAPSASSSDLQDCSSSAGPSPSDVAVPEPLSPAMVLSQGFLNLLTWDPENEEFPETLVADRPRLQELESQQSQLTILASVLLVASSFSDSGLFSSPQFVDKLKQITKSLVEDFNSRPEEVMQSVSEQVVEEVHQGLESMGLAALSSENTASLVGQLQNIAKKENCVRSVIDQRIHLFLKCCFVLGVQRSLLDLPGGLTLIEAELAELGQKFVSLTHHNQQVFAPYYTEILKTLISPAQTLATKGGSL, from the exons aTGCCAGACGTGAAAGAGAGGGCGGCCCGGAAGGAGCCCGGCGCGGCAGAGAGCGCCTCCCGTGAATCCCGCGGGGGAAACACCCGGGAGAGCGCGAGCAGCGCCCAGGGGCACCGATCGT GTATGACGGAGAGAGTCCATGACGCTTCCAAGCTTGATTGTCAGTTGGAAGAAAGGAGTTTATCTTCAAGCAG CCTGAAAGGcaaggtcaaggacaccatgcCCAGCGACTTCTGGGAGCATCTGAATGAGCAGCTGTCAGCCGTGCCCCCCGACTTCAGCTGTGCTCTTGAGCTTCTGAAGGAGATCAAAGAG ATCCTGTTGTCCCTGCTGCTGCCACGGCAGAGCCGCCTGAAGAATGAGATCGAGGAAGCTCTGGACATGGAGTTCCTCCAGCAGCAAGCCGACCGCGGAGACCTGAATGTCTCCTACCTCTCCAAGTATATCCTCAACATGATGGTCTTGTTGTGTGCGCCAATCCGAGACGAGGCTGTGCAGAGACTTGAGAACATTTCAGATCCGGTCCGGCTGCTGAG GGGGATCTTCCAGGTCTTGGGACAGATGAAAATGGACATGGTGAACTACACCATCCAGAGCCTCCAGCCCCAGCTTCAGGAACACTCCGTCCAGTTTGAGCGGGCTCAGTTCCAGGAGCGCCTCAACAAAGAGCCCA GACTCCTCAACCACACCACGAAGTGGCTCACCCAGGCGGCCACACAGCTCATTGCCCCCTCTGCCAGTTCCTCTGACTTGCAGGACTGCTCCAGCTCGGCCGGCCCATCTCCCAGTGATGTCGCCGTCCCAGAGCCACTCAGCCCCGCGATGGTGCTGTCTCAAGGATTCCTGAACCTTCTCACCTGGGACCCTGAGAATGAAGAGTTTCCTGAA ACCCTAGTGGCAGACAGACCCCGGCTGCAGGAGCTGGAGTCGCAGCAGAGTCAGCTAACCATCCTTGCCTCTGTCTTGCTGGTGGCCAGTAGCTTCTCTGACAGTGGTCTGTTTAGCTCACCCCAGTTTGTAGACAAGCTGAAACAAATCACGAAGTCCCTGGTGGAGGATTTCAACTCCAG GCCCGAGGAAGTGATGCAGTCAGTGAGTGAGCAGGTGGTGGAGGAAGTCCACCAGGGTCTCGAGAGCATGGGGTTGGCCGCTCTGAGCAGCGAGAATACGGCGTCCCTGGTGGGCCAGCTCCAGAACATTGCCAAGAAGGAAAACTGCGTCCGCAGCGTCATTG ACCAGCGTATACACTTGTTCCTCAAGTGCTGCTTTGTCCTGGGTGTGCAGCGATCCCTCTTGGACCTTCCCGGGGGCCTCACTCTGATCGAAGCTGAGCTGGCGGAACTGGGCCAGAAGTTTGTCAGCCTGACCCATCACAACCAGCAGGTGTTTGCCCCGTATTACACCGAGATCTTAAAAAccctcatctccccagcccagaccCTGGCCACCAAAGGTGGGTCTCTCTGA
- the Tcp11 gene encoding T-complex protein 11 isoform X1, whose amino-acid sequence MPDVKERAARKEPGAAESASRESRGGNTRESASSAQGHRSCRFNRRPSTAALTPGSAQGRGVKTAPRGPVGHGGLRTGPTSRCPQPSARAKLPSVTRGAPLPPSPGKGHLGGTPSSHRLELLLITGMTERVHDASKLDCQLEERSLSSSSLKGKVKDTMPSDFWEHLNEQLSAVPPDFSCALELLKEIKEILLSLLLPRQSRLKNEIEEALDMEFLQQQADRGDLNVSYLSKYILNMMVLLCAPIRDEAVQRLENISDPVRLLRGIFQVLGQMKMDMVNYTIQSLQPQLQEHSVQFERAQFQERLNKEPRLLNHTTKWLTQAATQLIAPSASSSDLQDCSSSAGPSPSDVAVPEPLSPAMVLSQGFLNLLTWDPENEEFPETLVADRPRLQELESQQSQLTILASVLLVASSFSDSGLFSSPQFVDKLKQITKSLVEDFNSRPEEVMQSVSEQVVEEVHQGLESMGLAALSSENTASLVGQLQNIAKKENCVRSVIDQRIHLFLKCCFVLGVQRSLLDLPGGLTLIEAELAELGQKFVSLTHHNQQVFAPYYTEILKTLISPAQTLATKGGSL is encoded by the exons aTGCCAGACGTGAAAGAGAGGGCGGCCCGGAAGGAGCCCGGCGCGGCAGAGAGCGCCTCCCGTGAATCCCGCGGGGGAAACACCCGGGAGAGCGCGAGCAGCGCCCAGGGGCACCGATCGTGTAGGTTCAACCGTCGCCCGAGCACGGCCGCCCTCACCCCAGGGTCCGCGCAGGGGCGCGGGGTAAAGACGGCGCCACGAGGTCCCGTGGGCCACGGAGGACTGCGGACTGGCCCGACCTCCCGGTGTCCCCAGCCCTCCGCCCGAGCGAAGCTCCCCTCGGTCACGCGTGGGGCACCGCTTCCGCCATCCCCGGGAAAGGGCCACCTCGGCGGGACCCCGAGCTCGCACAGGCTAG AACTTCTTCTAATTACAGGTATGACGGAGAGAGTCCATGACGCTTCCAAGCTTGATTGTCAGTTGGAAGAAAGGAGTTTATCTTCAAGCAG CCTGAAAGGcaaggtcaaggacaccatgcCCAGCGACTTCTGGGAGCATCTGAATGAGCAGCTGTCAGCCGTGCCCCCCGACTTCAGCTGTGCTCTTGAGCTTCTGAAGGAGATCAAAGAG ATCCTGTTGTCCCTGCTGCTGCCACGGCAGAGCCGCCTGAAGAATGAGATCGAGGAAGCTCTGGACATGGAGTTCCTCCAGCAGCAAGCCGACCGCGGAGACCTGAATGTCTCCTACCTCTCCAAGTATATCCTCAACATGATGGTCTTGTTGTGTGCGCCAATCCGAGACGAGGCTGTGCAGAGACTTGAGAACATTTCAGATCCGGTCCGGCTGCTGAG GGGGATCTTCCAGGTCTTGGGACAGATGAAAATGGACATGGTGAACTACACCATCCAGAGCCTCCAGCCCCAGCTTCAGGAACACTCCGTCCAGTTTGAGCGGGCTCAGTTCCAGGAGCGCCTCAACAAAGAGCCCA GACTCCTCAACCACACCACGAAGTGGCTCACCCAGGCGGCCACACAGCTCATTGCCCCCTCTGCCAGTTCCTCTGACTTGCAGGACTGCTCCAGCTCGGCCGGCCCATCTCCCAGTGATGTCGCCGTCCCAGAGCCACTCAGCCCCGCGATGGTGCTGTCTCAAGGATTCCTGAACCTTCTCACCTGGGACCCTGAGAATGAAGAGTTTCCTGAA ACCCTAGTGGCAGACAGACCCCGGCTGCAGGAGCTGGAGTCGCAGCAGAGTCAGCTAACCATCCTTGCCTCTGTCTTGCTGGTGGCCAGTAGCTTCTCTGACAGTGGTCTGTTTAGCTCACCCCAGTTTGTAGACAAGCTGAAACAAATCACGAAGTCCCTGGTGGAGGATTTCAACTCCAG GCCCGAGGAAGTGATGCAGTCAGTGAGTGAGCAGGTGGTGGAGGAAGTCCACCAGGGTCTCGAGAGCATGGGGTTGGCCGCTCTGAGCAGCGAGAATACGGCGTCCCTGGTGGGCCAGCTCCAGAACATTGCCAAGAAGGAAAACTGCGTCCGCAGCGTCATTG ACCAGCGTATACACTTGTTCCTCAAGTGCTGCTTTGTCCTGGGTGTGCAGCGATCCCTCTTGGACCTTCCCGGGGGCCTCACTCTGATCGAAGCTGAGCTGGCGGAACTGGGCCAGAAGTTTGTCAGCCTGACCCATCACAACCAGCAGGTGTTTGCCCCGTATTACACCGAGATCTTAAAAAccctcatctccccagcccagaccCTGGCCACCAAAGGTGGGTCTCTCTGA
- the Tcp11 gene encoding T-complex protein 11 isoform 4 (isoform 4 is encoded by transcript variant 5) — protein sequence MTERVHDASKLDCQLEERSLSSSSLKGKVKDTMPSDFWEHLNEQLSAVPPDFSCALELLKEIKEILLSLLLPRQSRLKNEIEEALDMEFLQQQADRGDLNVSYLSKYILNMMVLLCAPIRDEAVQRLENISDPVRLLRGIFQVLGQMKMDMVNYTIQSLQPQLQEHSVQFERAQFQERLNKEPRLLNHTTKWLTQAATQLIAPSASSSDLQDCSSSAGPSPSDVAVPEPLSPAMVLSQGFLNLLTWDPENEEFPETLVADRPRLQELESQQSQLTILASVLLVASSFSDSGLFSSPQFVDKLKQITKSLVEDFNSRPEEVMQSVSEQVVEEVHQGLESMGLAALSSENTASLVGQLQNIAKKENCVRSVIDQRIHLFLKCCFVLGVQRSLLDLPGGLTLIEAELAELGQKFVSLTHHNQQVFAPYYTEILKTLISPAQTLATKGGSL from the exons ATGACGGAGAGAGTCCATGACGCTTCCAAGCTTGATTGTCAGTTGGAAGAAAGGAGTTTATCTTCAAGCAG CCTGAAAGGcaaggtcaaggacaccatgcCCAGCGACTTCTGGGAGCATCTGAATGAGCAGCTGTCAGCCGTGCCCCCCGACTTCAGCTGTGCTCTTGAGCTTCTGAAGGAGATCAAAGAG ATCCTGTTGTCCCTGCTGCTGCCACGGCAGAGCCGCCTGAAGAATGAGATCGAGGAAGCTCTGGACATGGAGTTCCTCCAGCAGCAAGCCGACCGCGGAGACCTGAATGTCTCCTACCTCTCCAAGTATATCCTCAACATGATGGTCTTGTTGTGTGCGCCAATCCGAGACGAGGCTGTGCAGAGACTTGAGAACATTTCAGATCCGGTCCGGCTGCTGAG GGGGATCTTCCAGGTCTTGGGACAGATGAAAATGGACATGGTGAACTACACCATCCAGAGCCTCCAGCCCCAGCTTCAGGAACACTCCGTCCAGTTTGAGCGGGCTCAGTTCCAGGAGCGCCTCAACAAAGAGCCCA GACTCCTCAACCACACCACGAAGTGGCTCACCCAGGCGGCCACACAGCTCATTGCCCCCTCTGCCAGTTCCTCTGACTTGCAGGACTGCTCCAGCTCGGCCGGCCCATCTCCCAGTGATGTCGCCGTCCCAGAGCCACTCAGCCCCGCGATGGTGCTGTCTCAAGGATTCCTGAACCTTCTCACCTGGGACCCTGAGAATGAAGAGTTTCCTGAA ACCCTAGTGGCAGACAGACCCCGGCTGCAGGAGCTGGAGTCGCAGCAGAGTCAGCTAACCATCCTTGCCTCTGTCTTGCTGGTGGCCAGTAGCTTCTCTGACAGTGGTCTGTTTAGCTCACCCCAGTTTGTAGACAAGCTGAAACAAATCACGAAGTCCCTGGTGGAGGATTTCAACTCCAG GCCCGAGGAAGTGATGCAGTCAGTGAGTGAGCAGGTGGTGGAGGAAGTCCACCAGGGTCTCGAGAGCATGGGGTTGGCCGCTCTGAGCAGCGAGAATACGGCGTCCCTGGTGGGCCAGCTCCAGAACATTGCCAAGAAGGAAAACTGCGTCCGCAGCGTCATTG ACCAGCGTATACACTTGTTCCTCAAGTGCTGCTTTGTCCTGGGTGTGCAGCGATCCCTCTTGGACCTTCCCGGGGGCCTCACTCTGATCGAAGCTGAGCTGGCGGAACTGGGCCAGAAGTTTGTCAGCCTGACCCATCACAACCAGCAGGTGTTTGCCCCGTATTACACCGAGATCTTAAAAAccctcatctccccagcccagaccCTGGCCACCAAAGGTGGGTCTCTCTGA
- the Tcp11 gene encoding T-complex protein 11 isoform X3 yields the protein MAVASIELLLITGMTERVHDASKLDCQLEERSLSSSSLKGKVKDTMPSDFWEHLNEQLSAVPPDFSCALELLKEIKEILLSLLLPRQSRLKNEIEEALDMEFLQQQADRGDLNVSYLSKYILNMMVLLCAPIRDEAVQRLENISDPVRLLRGIFQVLGQMKMDMVNYTIQSLQPQLQEHSVQFERAQFQERLNKEPRLLNHTTKWLTQAATQLIAPSASSSDLQDCSSSAGPSPSDVAVPEPLSPAMVLSQGFLNLLTWDPENEEFPETLVADRPRLQELESQQSQLTILASVLLVASSFSDSGLFSSPQFVDKLKQITKSLVEDFNSRPEEVMQSVSEQVVEEVHQGLESMGLAALSSENTASLVGQLQNIAKKENCVRSVIDQRIHLFLKCCFVLGVQRSLLDLPGGLTLIEAELAELGQKFVSLTHHNQQVFAPYYTEILKTLISPAQTLATKGGSL from the exons ATGGCTGTTGCATCCATAG AACTTCTTCTAATTACAGGTATGACGGAGAGAGTCCATGACGCTTCCAAGCTTGATTGTCAGTTGGAAGAAAGGAGTTTATCTTCAAGCAG CCTGAAAGGcaaggtcaaggacaccatgcCCAGCGACTTCTGGGAGCATCTGAATGAGCAGCTGTCAGCCGTGCCCCCCGACTTCAGCTGTGCTCTTGAGCTTCTGAAGGAGATCAAAGAG ATCCTGTTGTCCCTGCTGCTGCCACGGCAGAGCCGCCTGAAGAATGAGATCGAGGAAGCTCTGGACATGGAGTTCCTCCAGCAGCAAGCCGACCGCGGAGACCTGAATGTCTCCTACCTCTCCAAGTATATCCTCAACATGATGGTCTTGTTGTGTGCGCCAATCCGAGACGAGGCTGTGCAGAGACTTGAGAACATTTCAGATCCGGTCCGGCTGCTGAG GGGGATCTTCCAGGTCTTGGGACAGATGAAAATGGACATGGTGAACTACACCATCCAGAGCCTCCAGCCCCAGCTTCAGGAACACTCCGTCCAGTTTGAGCGGGCTCAGTTCCAGGAGCGCCTCAACAAAGAGCCCA GACTCCTCAACCACACCACGAAGTGGCTCACCCAGGCGGCCACACAGCTCATTGCCCCCTCTGCCAGTTCCTCTGACTTGCAGGACTGCTCCAGCTCGGCCGGCCCATCTCCCAGTGATGTCGCCGTCCCAGAGCCACTCAGCCCCGCGATGGTGCTGTCTCAAGGATTCCTGAACCTTCTCACCTGGGACCCTGAGAATGAAGAGTTTCCTGAA ACCCTAGTGGCAGACAGACCCCGGCTGCAGGAGCTGGAGTCGCAGCAGAGTCAGCTAACCATCCTTGCCTCTGTCTTGCTGGTGGCCAGTAGCTTCTCTGACAGTGGTCTGTTTAGCTCACCCCAGTTTGTAGACAAGCTGAAACAAATCACGAAGTCCCTGGTGGAGGATTTCAACTCCAG GCCCGAGGAAGTGATGCAGTCAGTGAGTGAGCAGGTGGTGGAGGAAGTCCACCAGGGTCTCGAGAGCATGGGGTTGGCCGCTCTGAGCAGCGAGAATACGGCGTCCCTGGTGGGCCAGCTCCAGAACATTGCCAAGAAGGAAAACTGCGTCCGCAGCGTCATTG ACCAGCGTATACACTTGTTCCTCAAGTGCTGCTTTGTCCTGGGTGTGCAGCGATCCCTCTTGGACCTTCCCGGGGGCCTCACTCTGATCGAAGCTGAGCTGGCGGAACTGGGCCAGAAGTTTGTCAGCCTGACCCATCACAACCAGCAGGTGTTTGCCCCGTATTACACCGAGATCTTAAAAAccctcatctccccagcccagaccCTGGCCACCAAAGGTGGGTCTCTCTGA
- the Tcp11 gene encoding T-complex protein 11 isoform 1 (isoform 1 is encoded by transcript variant 1) gives MPDVKERAARKEPGAAESASRESRGGNTRESASSAQGHRSCRFNRRPSTAALTPGSAQGRGVKTAPRGPVGHGGLRTGPTSRCPQPSARAKLPSVTRGAPLPPSPGKGHLGGTPSSHRLGMTERVHDASKLDCQLEERSLSSSSLKGKVKDTMPSDFWEHLNEQLSAVPPDFSCALELLKEIKEILLSLLLPRQSRLKNEIEEALDMEFLQQQADRGDLNVSYLSKYILNMMVLLCAPIRDEAVQRLENISDPVRLLRGIFQVLGQMKMDMVNYTIQSLQPQLQEHSVQFERAQFQERLNKEPRLLNHTTKWLTQAATQLIAPSASSSDLQDCSSSAGPSPSDVAVPEPLSPAMVLSQGFLNLLTWDPENEEFPETLVADRPRLQELESQQSQLTILASVLLVASSFSDSGLFSSPQFVDKLKQITKSLVEDFNSRPEEVMQSVSEQVVEEVHQGLESMGLAALSSENTASLVGQLQNIAKKENCVRSVIDQRIHLFLKCCFVLGVQRSLLDLPGGLTLIEAELAELGQKFVSLTHHNQQVFAPYYTEILKTLISPAQTLATKGGSL, from the exons aTGCCAGACGTGAAAGAGAGGGCGGCCCGGAAGGAGCCCGGCGCGGCAGAGAGCGCCTCCCGTGAATCCCGCGGGGGAAACACCCGGGAGAGCGCGAGCAGCGCCCAGGGGCACCGATCGTGTAGGTTCAACCGTCGCCCGAGCACGGCCGCCCTCACCCCAGGGTCCGCGCAGGGGCGCGGGGTAAAGACGGCGCCACGAGGTCCCGTGGGCCACGGAGGACTGCGGACTGGCCCGACCTCCCGGTGTCCCCAGCCCTCCGCCCGAGCGAAGCTCCCCTCGGTCACGCGTGGGGCACCGCTTCCGCCATCCCCGGGAAAGGGCCACCTCGGCGGGACCCCGAGCTCGCACAGGCTAG GTATGACGGAGAGAGTCCATGACGCTTCCAAGCTTGATTGTCAGTTGGAAGAAAGGAGTTTATCTTCAAGCAG CCTGAAAGGcaaggtcaaggacaccatgcCCAGCGACTTCTGGGAGCATCTGAATGAGCAGCTGTCAGCCGTGCCCCCCGACTTCAGCTGTGCTCTTGAGCTTCTGAAGGAGATCAAAGAG ATCCTGTTGTCCCTGCTGCTGCCACGGCAGAGCCGCCTGAAGAATGAGATCGAGGAAGCTCTGGACATGGAGTTCCTCCAGCAGCAAGCCGACCGCGGAGACCTGAATGTCTCCTACCTCTCCAAGTATATCCTCAACATGATGGTCTTGTTGTGTGCGCCAATCCGAGACGAGGCTGTGCAGAGACTTGAGAACATTTCAGATCCGGTCCGGCTGCTGAG GGGGATCTTCCAGGTCTTGGGACAGATGAAAATGGACATGGTGAACTACACCATCCAGAGCCTCCAGCCCCAGCTTCAGGAACACTCCGTCCAGTTTGAGCGGGCTCAGTTCCAGGAGCGCCTCAACAAAGAGCCCA GACTCCTCAACCACACCACGAAGTGGCTCACCCAGGCGGCCACACAGCTCATTGCCCCCTCTGCCAGTTCCTCTGACTTGCAGGACTGCTCCAGCTCGGCCGGCCCATCTCCCAGTGATGTCGCCGTCCCAGAGCCACTCAGCCCCGCGATGGTGCTGTCTCAAGGATTCCTGAACCTTCTCACCTGGGACCCTGAGAATGAAGAGTTTCCTGAA ACCCTAGTGGCAGACAGACCCCGGCTGCAGGAGCTGGAGTCGCAGCAGAGTCAGCTAACCATCCTTGCCTCTGTCTTGCTGGTGGCCAGTAGCTTCTCTGACAGTGGTCTGTTTAGCTCACCCCAGTTTGTAGACAAGCTGAAACAAATCACGAAGTCCCTGGTGGAGGATTTCAACTCCAG GCCCGAGGAAGTGATGCAGTCAGTGAGTGAGCAGGTGGTGGAGGAAGTCCACCAGGGTCTCGAGAGCATGGGGTTGGCCGCTCTGAGCAGCGAGAATACGGCGTCCCTGGTGGGCCAGCTCCAGAACATTGCCAAGAAGGAAAACTGCGTCCGCAGCGTCATTG ACCAGCGTATACACTTGTTCCTCAAGTGCTGCTTTGTCCTGGGTGTGCAGCGATCCCTCTTGGACCTTCCCGGGGGCCTCACTCTGATCGAAGCTGAGCTGGCGGAACTGGGCCAGAAGTTTGTCAGCCTGACCCATCACAACCAGCAGGTGTTTGCCCCGTATTACACCGAGATCTTAAAAAccctcatctccccagcccagaccCTGGCCACCAAAGGTGGGTCTCTCTGA